One Mycobacteroides salmoniphilum DNA segment encodes these proteins:
- the eccD gene encoding type VII secretion integral membrane protein EccD, protein MTHAQSGAEQRSAVLELCRVSIQADRTQVDLALPTSVPLALLVGSVVDIINQHVGVPELTSPEDAVETHWRLSRPGQPPLQMSSTLGELEVRDGDQLVLTASDVTAPDPLFDDVFLAVSTFRTVSAHPWSRTAARILGASACGLAAVLGATALLRAGAINPGLLLPIIAVAIAVVAMTAAVFANRVYDDPLASVMLSHCAVGFSAVAGALFVPGKYGAPHAMLALMVAMVVSILAMRATGTGTMSLVAVASASLLGFAAALGYVLFDPPIYSLGAVLGAVGICSVALSPRVAMALARLPLPPVPTQGAPSRPEHSTAPIEAIEGLDGLDTEGDDVEDATALPPLPDLREKALRAHAVLTGLVCGTSAVTAGGAMLAALTFPGAGDHHPTGAHRFSGVVLAGLIALAMMLRARSHADLAQTVAINLGGLAIPVAGFAFIAIAYPTAAVFTTALMAIAAGSAIALGFLVSARKYSPVARRTVEIIEYIALSLIVPVAVWVCGVYSAVRGLNLP, encoded by the coding sequence ATGACACATGCGCAGTCGGGCGCCGAGCAACGTTCGGCGGTTCTCGAACTGTGCCGCGTTTCCATTCAGGCCGACCGCACTCAGGTCGACCTGGCGCTGCCGACGAGTGTCCCGCTCGCCCTCTTGGTCGGCTCGGTCGTCGACATCATCAACCAACATGTCGGTGTCCCCGAGCTGACCAGCCCGGAGGACGCCGTGGAAACGCACTGGCGTTTGTCCCGGCCTGGTCAGCCACCGCTTCAGATGTCCAGCACCCTTGGGGAGTTGGAGGTTCGGGACGGCGATCAGCTCGTCCTCACCGCGTCCGATGTCACCGCACCGGACCCACTGTTCGACGATGTCTTTCTCGCCGTGTCCACATTCCGGACCGTGTCGGCACATCCGTGGAGCCGCACCGCCGCTCGAATACTCGGCGCTTCCGCGTGCGGACTGGCCGCGGTACTCGGCGCGACGGCGCTGTTACGCGCCGGTGCGATAAATCCCGGCCTGCTCCTTCCGATCATTGCCGTCGCGATCGCCGTGGTGGCCATGACTGCCGCGGTCTTCGCGAACAGGGTCTACGACGATCCGCTCGCCTCCGTGATGCTGAGCCATTGCGCCGTCGGCTTCTCCGCGGTGGCGGGAGCGCTGTTCGTGCCGGGAAAGTACGGCGCCCCCCACGCGATGCTGGCACTCATGGTGGCGATGGTCGTCTCCATCCTCGCCATGCGCGCGACCGGCACCGGAACGATGTCGCTCGTCGCGGTCGCGTCGGCATCATTACTCGGGTTCGCAGCGGCGCTGGGTTACGTGCTTTTCGACCCGCCGATCTACAGCCTTGGGGCCGTGCTCGGCGCGGTCGGAATCTGCTCGGTGGCCCTTTCACCGCGTGTGGCAATGGCTCTCGCCCGACTACCCCTTCCCCCGGTGCCCACGCAGGGCGCACCATCTCGTCCCGAACATTCAACGGCACCGATAGAAGCCATCGAGGGCCTGGACGGACTGGATACCGAGGGTGACGACGTCGAGGACGCCACGGCGCTGCCGCCGCTCCCCGACCTTCGCGAGAAGGCCCTGCGCGCGCACGCCGTGCTGACCGGGCTGGTGTGCGGAACATCCGCCGTCACCGCGGGGGGCGCCATGCTTGCGGCGCTGACCTTCCCCGGTGCGGGCGACCATCACCCCACCGGTGCACACCGATTCAGTGGTGTGGTGCTCGCCGGATTGATCGCGCTGGCGATGATGCTGCGAGCCCGCTCGCATGCCGACCTCGCACAAACAGTGGCGATCAACCTGGGCGGCTTGGCCATTCCCGTAGCGGGATTCGCGTTCATCGCCATCGCGTACCCGACGGCCGCCGTGTTCACCACCGCGTTGATGGCGATCGCGGCCGGTTCGGCCATCGCTCTCGGCTTCCTGGTGTCGGCGCGCAAGTACTCTCCTGTCGCGCGTCGCACGGTAGAGATCATCGAATACATCGCGCTGTCGCTGATCGTTCCGGTGGCCGTCTGGGTATGTGGCGTGTACAGCGCCGTGCGGGGATTGAACCTGCCATGA
- the mycP gene encoding type VII secretion-associated serine protease mycosin → MNLGVGSRVATAAAVAMLAMSSQLATGSMHLLATAHAFAPLPVDPGMLPGPRPPAPIEPTEQKELCRFPGIDPKRDLNKVPTQQRGLDLPLVWQLSRGGGQTVAVIDTGVARSPRLPPLIPGGDYVFEGGNGTQDCDAHGTIVAGIIAAAPDPTGASAFSGIAPDVSLITIRQSSAKFAVKNKGGGNDRDDPSKISGVGNVDTLAMAVRTAADLGATVINISEVACASAKQFLDDRPLGAALQYAVDVKNVVVVVAAGNVGDGQCKNQNPPPDPARPNTPDWDAVLETVSPAWYNDLVLTVGSIGPDGQPSKFSLGGPWVDVSAPGEDIVSLDPNRDALTNAYMGEQGPVPIQGTSFSAPVVSGVVALVRSRFPQLSAREVMDRIKNTAHRPPGGWDPYLGYGVVDALAAVSDDLGTTSDLARANAAKKLQLPPAPPPADPRPRRVALIGIAVCAAFLAAALAMLAPVRKLRQGRDNSTE, encoded by the coding sequence ATGAACCTCGGCGTGGGCAGCCGTGTCGCCACCGCCGCAGCCGTTGCGATGTTGGCGATGTCCTCACAGCTGGCGACCGGTTCGATGCACCTGCTCGCGACGGCACACGCGTTCGCTCCGCTTCCGGTCGATCCGGGCATGCTCCCCGGCCCGCGTCCTCCCGCTCCCATCGAACCCACGGAGCAGAAAGAACTGTGCCGATTCCCGGGCATCGATCCCAAGCGCGACCTCAACAAGGTGCCCACGCAGCAGCGCGGACTGGATCTGCCGTTGGTCTGGCAGCTGTCGCGTGGTGGTGGCCAGACGGTCGCGGTGATCGACACCGGCGTGGCACGCAGTCCACGGCTGCCACCCCTCATCCCCGGCGGAGACTACGTCTTCGAGGGCGGCAACGGGACTCAGGACTGTGACGCGCACGGCACCATCGTCGCCGGAATCATCGCGGCCGCACCGGATCCCACCGGGGCAAGCGCGTTCAGTGGTATCGCACCCGATGTCAGCCTCATCACCATTCGGCAATCCAGCGCGAAATTCGCGGTGAAGAACAAGGGTGGCGGGAACGACAGAGACGACCCCTCCAAGATTAGCGGAGTCGGAAACGTCGACACCCTGGCGATGGCGGTGCGCACCGCCGCGGACCTCGGCGCGACAGTCATCAACATTTCCGAGGTGGCGTGCGCCTCGGCCAAACAATTCCTGGACGATCGACCGTTGGGCGCCGCACTGCAGTACGCCGTGGACGTCAAAAACGTCGTGGTGGTGGTCGCCGCGGGCAATGTCGGCGACGGGCAGTGCAAGAACCAGAATCCACCCCCGGACCCGGCTCGACCCAACACCCCGGACTGGGATGCGGTCCTGGAGACGGTAAGTCCCGCTTGGTACAACGACCTCGTCCTCACGGTGGGCTCGATCGGCCCGGACGGCCAACCCTCCAAGTTCAGCCTCGGCGGTCCGTGGGTCGATGTCTCCGCTCCCGGTGAAGACATTGTCTCCCTGGACCCCAACCGCGATGCGCTGACCAACGCCTACATGGGCGAGCAGGGTCCGGTACCCATTCAGGGCACCAGCTTCTCTGCGCCGGTTGTCAGCGGCGTTGTCGCGCTGGTGCGTTCACGTTTCCCTCAGCTGAGCGCGCGTGAGGTGATGGACCGCATCAAGAACACCGCGCACCGCCCGCCGGGCGGTTGGGACCCCTATCTGGGCTACGGCGTGGTGGACGCACTCGCCGCGGTCAGCGACGACCTCGGCACCACGAGTGATCTCGCCCGGGCCAACGCGGCCAAAAAACTGCAGCTGCCGCCCGCACCGCCACCCGCCGACCCGCGGCCGCGACGCGTCGCGCTGATCGGAATAGCAGTCTGCGCGGCATTTCTCGCCGCGGCGCTGGCGATGCTGGCGCCGGTGCGCAAGCTGCGACAAGGCCGGGACAACTCCACCGAGTAA
- the eccB gene encoding type VII secretion protein EccB, which yields MARQPTTRLQVSGYRFLVRRMEHALVRRDVRMIHDPMRAQSSSLMVGIVLATVVVAGCAILAFFRPNMPLGDQPIVMAKDTGAVYVRIQDTLHPALNLASARLISGNNENPKPVKDSELAKARRGPLVGIPGAPASIPAPLTGDDTIWTVCDIATPPPSSTVTSTVIAGKVTLENGNQEMPKDRYALVTVNSQMYLLYDGKRAAVDLANPAVTRALRLEGVTPRPISMSVLNAIPEVPAIAPPPIPDAGGPSPITTAGVRVGSVIKMSRADSAEYYVVLSGGVQRVNEVTADLIRFSDSQGAQDIVAVAPDVISGHPSLNPLAVQTFPDRAGKIVDVPEKSVLCSSWKPGQEKTQEHATTKLLMGNSLPLKTDQVPVVLAQADKEGPNVDTAYIPPARSAFIRSTGLGGDTGRAESLYLILDTGVRFGIGNLEAAKSLGLTVEPVPAPWPVVGLLPPGPRLSKEDALVVHDGMPPDKTGLAINPSTSSTAPA from the coding sequence ATGGCGCGACAACCGACAACCCGGTTGCAGGTCAGCGGGTACCGGTTCCTCGTGCGGCGTATGGAGCACGCACTGGTTCGCCGTGACGTCCGAATGATCCACGACCCGATGCGGGCGCAGTCCAGTTCGCTCATGGTCGGCATCGTGCTGGCCACCGTGGTCGTTGCCGGCTGTGCGATCTTGGCGTTCTTTCGGCCCAACATGCCGCTGGGCGATCAGCCCATTGTCATGGCCAAGGACACCGGTGCCGTCTATGTCCGGATCCAGGACACACTTCATCCCGCACTCAATTTGGCGTCCGCGCGGTTGATCTCCGGAAACAACGAGAATCCCAAGCCGGTCAAGGACTCGGAGCTGGCCAAGGCGCGCCGCGGTCCGTTGGTCGGGATTCCCGGTGCGCCGGCGTCCATTCCGGCCCCGCTGACGGGTGACGACACGATCTGGACGGTGTGCGATATCGCGACGCCCCCGCCGAGCTCCACGGTCACCTCCACGGTGATCGCGGGCAAGGTGACCCTGGAGAACGGCAATCAGGAGATGCCGAAGGACAGGTATGCCCTGGTGACGGTGAACAGCCAGATGTATCTGCTCTATGACGGCAAGCGCGCGGCAGTCGACCTGGCGAACCCCGCGGTGACCCGCGCGCTGCGTCTCGAAGGTGTGACACCGCGGCCGATCTCGATGTCCGTGCTCAACGCCATTCCCGAGGTGCCGGCCATCGCTCCGCCGCCCATCCCGGACGCCGGAGGGCCCTCACCCATTACCACCGCGGGTGTTCGGGTGGGGTCGGTCATCAAGATGAGTCGGGCGGACTCTGCCGAGTACTACGTCGTGCTCTCCGGTGGAGTACAACGCGTCAATGAGGTCACCGCGGATCTGATCAGATTTTCCGATTCCCAGGGTGCGCAGGACATTGTCGCCGTCGCTCCCGATGTGATTTCGGGGCATCCCAGCCTCAACCCGCTTGCGGTGCAGACATTTCCGGATCGCGCGGGCAAGATCGTGGACGTCCCGGAGAAGTCGGTGCTGTGCAGCAGCTGGAAGCCCGGTCAGGAGAAGACGCAGGAGCACGCCACGACCAAGCTGTTGATGGGAAACTCGCTGCCGTTGAAGACCGATCAGGTGCCGGTGGTGCTGGCGCAGGCCGACAAGGAAGGCCCCAACGTCGACACCGCCTACATTCCGCCCGCGCGTAGCGCCTTCATCCGGTCCACCGGCCTGGGCGGGGATACCGGACGCGCCGAGTCTCTCTACCTCATCCTCGATACCGGCGTGCGCTTCGGCATCGGGAACCTGGAGGCCGCGAAATCCCTGGGGCTCACGGTTGAACCCGTTCCCGCACCGTGGCCGGTCGTTGGGCTGCTCCCGCCGGGGCCGCGGCTGAGCAAGGAAGACGCACTTGTCGTGCACGACGGAATGCCGCCTGACAAGACAGGTTTGGCGATCAATCCGTCAACATCGAGCACCGCGCCCGCGTAA
- the eccE gene encoding type VII secretion protein EccE: protein MTSSGAAPEQVRRATMPIQIMVISQLLILAAVLVSLLFGWPWWAALLIAIVSLALVLGRWGGQTVRHWAVTGFKYLTGRTYRSSGSIADTPSSQDSWTGTRWENGKLITVLEVSATQRHPAVITPDHCATDSLVPLRVLRECMHQNDIELESIDVISNGQRTAQGTVLRGGYDRLVGPLPAVAIRTVWVVLRFDPGVNVDAVFRRGGGRRGAERCAVIATARVRRALAAAHCASTILQAGQIHRISAEMLRQYAGAPMHEEWSGLMLIDSYNVAMGIDPWYITDATLTGLWARPTLETTVTVRLRPAAKGRTSVGALVRWATDEQLPVRHSTGMTSLNGSQRDAFFAGLPVGAIGLEYLTRSIEMSNEELDGIHLPTSGCGQLIGSDMSGRAIAARLSGLGVHTVVVRAELYVCQQVVLRSVAIGALVVVYTDRPHMWDVMVTSIGDANRIQFASGPGFIDPRCTLAVVDGMQPTALPSNCTAVHIISSEYDALPARPDVIIDQPNGYGDHILLTAGAETIQVRLVTVSDELAYLGRPIQAFAQ, encoded by the coding sequence GTGACCTCGAGCGGGGCGGCTCCGGAACAGGTACGTCGGGCCACGATGCCGATCCAGATCATGGTGATCTCGCAGCTGCTGATTCTCGCCGCGGTCCTGGTCTCCTTGCTGTTCGGCTGGCCGTGGTGGGCCGCACTGCTGATCGCGATCGTGTCGTTGGCACTGGTCCTCGGCCGATGGGGAGGTCAGACCGTCAGGCATTGGGCGGTTACCGGATTCAAGTATCTGACGGGCCGCACCTACCGAAGCTCGGGCAGCATTGCCGACACCCCCAGCAGCCAGGACAGCTGGACCGGAACCCGCTGGGAGAACGGCAAACTCATCACAGTGCTGGAAGTCAGTGCCACCCAGCGCCATCCCGCGGTCATCACCCCGGATCACTGCGCCACCGACTCCCTGGTGCCGCTGCGCGTGCTGCGGGAGTGCATGCATCAAAACGATATTGAGCTCGAAAGCATCGATGTCATCAGCAACGGCCAGCGCACCGCACAAGGGACGGTCCTGCGCGGTGGATACGACCGACTGGTGGGCCCACTGCCTGCCGTCGCCATCCGCACCGTCTGGGTGGTACTGAGGTTCGATCCCGGCGTGAACGTCGACGCGGTATTCCGGCGCGGGGGCGGCCGCCGCGGCGCGGAGAGATGCGCCGTCATCGCCACGGCACGAGTCCGGCGAGCACTGGCGGCGGCCCACTGCGCCAGCACCATCCTGCAGGCCGGACAGATTCACCGGATCAGCGCCGAAATGCTTCGCCAGTACGCGGGCGCGCCCATGCACGAGGAGTGGAGTGGGCTGATGCTGATCGACTCCTACAACGTCGCCATGGGAATTGATCCGTGGTACATCACCGATGCCACCCTGACGGGACTGTGGGCCCGGCCAACGCTGGAAACTACGGTGACCGTTCGGCTGCGCCCTGCCGCGAAGGGCCGCACATCGGTTGGCGCACTGGTCCGCTGGGCAACCGACGAACAACTCCCGGTGCGCCACTCCACCGGAATGACCTCGCTCAACGGCAGCCAACGCGACGCATTCTTCGCCGGACTTCCCGTGGGCGCCATCGGGTTGGAGTATCTGACCCGCAGCATCGAGATGAGCAACGAGGAGCTCGACGGCATTCATCTGCCGACATCGGGCTGCGGGCAGCTGATCGGATCGGATATGTCGGGCCGCGCGATCGCGGCAAGGCTCTCCGGGCTGGGCGTTCATACCGTGGTGGTGCGCGCCGAACTCTACGTATGCCAGCAGGTGGTGCTGAGGTCGGTGGCAATCGGCGCGCTCGTGGTGGTCTACACCGACCGTCCCCACATGTGGGATGTCATGGTGACCTCGATTGGCGACGCCAATCGCATCCAATTCGCCAGTGGCCCGGGCTTTATCGATCCCCGATGCACGCTGGCGGTGGTGGACGGGATGCAGCCGACCGCTTTGCCCAGCAACTGCACGGCCGTGCACATCATCAGCAGCGAGTACGACGCGCTTCCGGCCCGGCCGGATGTCATCATCGACCAGCCCAACGGCTATGGCGACCACATCCTCCTGACCGCCGGCGCTGAAACCATCCAGGTCCGCCTGGTGACGGTCAGCGATGAGCTCGCATACCTGGGCCGGCCGATACAAGCCTTCGCGCAGTAG
- a CDS encoding CGNR zinc finger domain-containing protein, with the protein MLFTHDTEQGLKSAAELINTARNDRELLPDPGALPPLLDRYGWTGRRDGDEAELRAVKALRTRLGDIWGHINDEEYVVRQVNALLADTHASPWLTRHVEEPDWHLHMAASDAPLADRLGAETAMVFADLVRTGEQRRLKTCAAPDCDAVLVDLSRNRSRMFCDTGNCGNRQHVAAYRGRMRDEP; encoded by the coding sequence ATGCTTTTCACTCATGACACGGAGCAAGGGCTGAAGTCGGCCGCTGAGCTGATCAACACCGCGCGCAACGACCGGGAGCTACTCCCGGATCCGGGCGCACTGCCGCCGCTTCTGGATCGGTACGGCTGGACGGGCAGACGGGACGGAGACGAGGCCGAATTGCGGGCCGTGAAGGCGCTACGGACTCGGTTGGGCGATATCTGGGGGCACATCAACGACGAGGAGTATGTGGTCCGGCAGGTCAACGCGTTGCTCGCCGATACCCACGCCTCGCCGTGGCTCACCCGACATGTCGAGGAGCCGGATTGGCATCTGCACATGGCCGCCAGTGATGCGCCGCTGGCGGACCGTCTCGGTGCCGAGACCGCCATGGTGTTCGCGGATCTGGTGCGCACCGGCGAGCAGCGGCGCCTGAAGACCTGCGCCGCCCCGGACTGCGATGCCGTCTTGGTTGACTTGTCGCGCAACAGGTCCCGGATGTTCTGTGACACCGGGAACTGCGGCAATCGGCAGCACGTGGCCGCCTATCGGGGGCGTATGCGCGACGAGCCCTAG
- a CDS encoding EamA family transporter, protein MNDKANFRAGVALALASAATFGFSGPFAKSLMAAGWSLTAVVTARLATGAAVMVVAACIAAPGWFSEARRHAKVVVLYGIIPVAGAQFCYFGAVRHMSVGVAMLLEFLSPILVIAWIWLSTRQRPHARVLAGAALALVGMLLVLNIFSGSRVEPVGVLWGLGAAVCAAYYFISSHRAGGKAQGLQPITLTTSGLLVGTIAVGGFGLTGIMPMAFSTQAVQVAGWHAPVYVPILILGVVTTAIAYLTGIAAIARLRPSYASLIALTEVLCAVIAGWVLLGETIAPIQYAGAAVILAGLVLAHRGADTPADPESSTAGHTASLPAGLKSHGSDSELSVTSVCDATAESTPSQ, encoded by the coding sequence GTGAACGACAAGGCCAATTTCCGGGCCGGTGTAGCCCTCGCCCTCGCCTCGGCCGCCACATTCGGCTTTTCCGGCCCCTTCGCCAAGTCGCTCATGGCGGCCGGCTGGTCATTGACCGCGGTCGTCACCGCACGCCTGGCCACCGGCGCCGCTGTCATGGTCGTGGCGGCCTGCATCGCGGCCCCCGGGTGGTTCTCCGAGGCCCGGCGCCACGCCAAAGTCGTTGTGCTCTACGGAATCATTCCCGTCGCCGGCGCCCAATTCTGCTATTTCGGCGCGGTCAGGCACATGTCGGTCGGTGTGGCGATGCTCCTGGAGTTCCTGAGCCCCATCCTGGTGATCGCCTGGATCTGGTTGTCCACACGACAACGCCCACACGCCCGTGTACTCGCTGGCGCGGCACTAGCACTAGTAGGAATGCTGCTGGTACTCAACATCTTCAGCGGATCCCGCGTAGAGCCGGTGGGGGTGCTGTGGGGTCTGGGAGCGGCGGTCTGCGCCGCGTACTACTTCATCTCGTCACACCGCGCGGGCGGCAAGGCACAAGGGCTGCAACCCATCACCCTGACTACCAGCGGGCTGCTCGTCGGAACCATCGCGGTGGGCGGCTTCGGGCTGACCGGCATCATGCCGATGGCCTTCTCTACCCAGGCTGTGCAGGTCGCGGGCTGGCATGCGCCGGTTTACGTGCCCATCCTCATCCTCGGGGTAGTCACCACCGCGATCGCCTATCTCACCGGTATCGCCGCCATTGCCCGACTCAGGCCGAGCTACGCGTCCTTGATCGCGCTCACCGAGGTGCTGTGCGCGGTGATCGCGGGATGGGTGCTCCTCGGGGAAACTATCGCACCCATCCAGTACGCGGGAGCTGCGGTCATTCTCGCGGGACTGGTTCTGGCACACCGGGGTGCGGATACTCCGGCAGACCCCGAATCCAGCACGGCCGGGCACACAGCTTCTTTACCTGCGGGATTGAAATCACATGGCAGTGACAGCGAATTATCCGTAACCTCAGTGTGTGACGCTACAGCCGAATCCACGCCCAGCCAGTAA
- a CDS encoding cutinase family protein: protein MLTAAARAAVVSVAAIMLTTGLAVILPATASAACPNVEVSFARGRSQPPGLGNIGEAFVSALRNRVKNLNVYAVRYDANTDVGGGANDLSAHLQQTANNCPDTKLVVGGYSLGAGVVDTALGVPGPVQIGNLFSFDNPVPPEVGDHIRAIVTFGNIVNRFAPIQNLAGAYGDRVLDLCNDGDPVCMDGNQDTWKSHTSYPAALINQAADFAAARVN from the coding sequence TTGCTTACCGCCGCCGCTCGTGCGGCGGTTGTTTCGGTTGCGGCAATCATGTTGACTACGGGTCTCGCGGTCATTCTCCCCGCTACCGCTTCGGCGGCTTGTCCCAATGTCGAGGTGTCGTTCGCCCGCGGCCGCAGCCAGCCGCCCGGACTGGGCAACATCGGCGAGGCATTCGTCAGCGCGCTGCGCAATCGTGTCAAGAACCTCAATGTCTACGCGGTGCGCTACGACGCCAATACCGACGTGGGCGGTGGGGCCAACGACCTGAGCGCCCATCTGCAGCAGACGGCCAACAACTGCCCCGACACCAAGCTCGTCGTCGGCGGCTACTCGCTGGGTGCGGGCGTGGTCGACACCGCTCTCGGAGTGCCCGGCCCGGTGCAGATCGGCAACCTCTTCTCCTTCGACAACCCCGTGCCACCGGAGGTCGGCGACCACATCCGCGCGATCGTGACATTCGGCAACATCGTCAACCGCTTCGCCCCCATCCAGAATCTGGCCGGCGCGTACGGCGACAGAGTGCTGGATCTGTGCAACGACGGCGACCCGGTCTGCATGGACGGAAACCAGGACACCTGGAAGTCCCACACCTCCTACCCTGCCGCACTGATCAACCAGGCTGCGGACTTCGCGGCCGCCAGGGTGAACTAG
- a CDS encoding alpha/beta fold hydrolase produces MTVSQITHRQLHVNGIDMHVAEQGEGPAVVLCHGFPGLWYTWRHQLAALAAAGYRAIAPDMRGYGRTTAPRDPTAYDRDTTVNDLVGLLDALDLRDAVFCGHDFGAHLVWDMPARAGDRVRALMQLSVPRTRRLPVKPSVGFNYLASQHFTHLEYFQEPGVAESELDPKPKAFLTKLFHALSGANRYLDCWDHPAQVDGKRNGYLDVLPTPPPLPWNWLSEQDLDYYAAEFARTGFTGGLNWYRAEDLVWAQNEHLHDTPIDVPVAFMAGSADPVLEMLGRDPMTAMADLVPGLRSVLIVEGAGHFVQMERPDAINSAMVEFLASLPPR; encoded by the coding sequence GTGACTGTTTCCCAGATCACCCACCGTCAGCTGCATGTCAATGGGATCGACATGCATGTCGCCGAGCAGGGTGAAGGTCCGGCGGTTGTTCTGTGTCACGGCTTTCCTGGGCTCTGGTACACCTGGCGCCACCAACTGGCCGCACTTGCCGCGGCCGGATATCGGGCCATCGCACCCGATATGCGCGGATACGGACGCACAACGGCGCCTCGGGACCCTACGGCCTATGACCGCGACACCACCGTCAACGACCTCGTGGGACTTTTGGACGCCCTCGATCTGCGAGATGCGGTGTTCTGCGGGCACGATTTCGGGGCACATCTGGTGTGGGACATGCCCGCCCGGGCCGGGGACCGAGTCCGCGCACTGATGCAGCTGTCGGTGCCGCGTACCCGACGACTCCCGGTCAAGCCGAGCGTCGGCTTCAACTACCTTGCCTCTCAGCACTTCACGCACCTGGAGTATTTCCAGGAGCCGGGCGTGGCAGAGTCCGAGTTGGACCCGAAGCCAAAAGCTTTCCTGACCAAGCTGTTCCACGCCCTCAGCGGCGCGAACCGCTATCTGGATTGCTGGGACCACCCGGCGCAGGTGGATGGCAAGCGCAATGGCTACCTGGACGTACTTCCGACTCCCCCTCCCCTCCCGTGGAATTGGCTGTCCGAGCAAGATCTCGACTATTACGCGGCCGAATTCGCGCGCACGGGATTCACCGGCGGCCTCAACTGGTATCGGGCCGAGGATCTGGTGTGGGCCCAGAACGAGCACCTGCACGACACACCCATCGACGTACCGGTGGCCTTCATGGCGGGATCGGCCGATCCGGTCCTGGAAATGCTCGGTCGCGACCCGATGACGGCGATGGCCGATCTCGTTCCCGGTCTGAGGTCAGTTCTGATCGTCGAGGGAGCCGGGCACTTCGTGCAAATGGAGCGGCCGGACGCGATCAACTCGGCGATGGTCGAGTTCCTGGCGTCGCTTCCGCCCAGGTGA
- a CDS encoding cutinase family protein, with protein sequence MFISLVTISQPAPASADPCAAVDVSFARGRDEPDGLGRVGQAFVDALGPKVGSMNVYPVNYSAGLLSTGEGADDLRGHLSDVAASCPNTKLVIGGYSMGATVVDDVANNPPPDVGGRIRGIATFGNIDRRGGGMTGPLAGRWIDQCNPGDPVCQEGGRSWTAHQTYEQTNLPSQAASFVAGKL encoded by the coding sequence ATGTTCATCAGCCTGGTGACCATTTCGCAGCCGGCGCCCGCGAGCGCCGATCCATGCGCCGCCGTGGACGTCTCGTTCGCCCGCGGCCGTGACGAGCCAGACGGTCTGGGCCGTGTGGGTCAGGCGTTCGTCGATGCTCTGGGCCCCAAGGTCGGCAGCATGAACGTCTATCCCGTGAACTACAGCGCCGGACTGCTCTCCACTGGGGAAGGCGCCGACGACCTGCGCGGCCACCTCAGTGACGTCGCGGCGTCGTGCCCCAATACCAAGCTGGTGATCGGCGGGTATTCGATGGGCGCAACCGTCGTAGATGACGTCGCCAACAACCCGCCGCCGGACGTCGGCGGCCGGATCAGGGGGATCGCGACATTCGGGAACATCGATCGTCGTGGTGGCGGGATGACCGGCCCCCTCGCCGGACGGTGGATCGACCAGTGCAATCCCGGCGACCCCGTCTGCCAGGAAGGCGGCCGCTCATGGACCGCACATCAGACCTACGAGCAGACCAATCTGCCCTCGCAGGCCGCATCGTTCGTGGCGGGCAAGCTCTAG
- a CDS encoding cutinase family protein: MTTHQRGTRVGVVLSYLVALTVFALSAVNVVGLVYAVPQASADPCSDVDVSFARGRKEPVGLGRVGDEFVDSLTPRIQATGASLNVYPVNYDAGIFSAGGGANDLSNHLQSVAANCPRTKFVIGGYSMGAEVIDTIIGVPNVGIGFNRPLPAAVGDRVVAIATFGNATHRTGGPLSGIAGVFGSRAIDLCNQGDPICMAGPNNSWDAHTSYERTGLPAEAAAFVASKLNRHGEAESAE; this comes from the coding sequence GTGACCACGCATCAGCGGGGCACGAGGGTCGGCGTTGTCCTGAGTTATCTTGTCGCCCTGACGGTGTTCGCGCTGTCAGCGGTGAATGTTGTCGGACTTGTCTATGCGGTACCTCAAGCATCGGCAGATCCGTGTTCGGATGTCGACGTCTCGTTTGCACGGGGACGTAAGGAGCCCGTCGGGTTGGGCCGGGTCGGCGACGAGTTCGTGGACTCCCTGACCCCCCGCATCCAGGCCACCGGGGCCAGTCTGAACGTCTACCCCGTCAACTACGACGCAGGAATTTTCTCGGCTGGCGGCGGAGCCAATGATCTCAGCAACCACCTGCAATCGGTGGCCGCCAACTGTCCGCGGACCAAGTTCGTCATTGGTGGGTACTCGATGGGTGCCGAGGTGATCGACACGATCATCGGCGTTCCCAACGTGGGGATCGGGTTCAACCGCCCCCTGCCTGCCGCGGTGGGCGACCGCGTCGTCGCCATCGCGACATTCGGCAATGCCACCCACCGAACCGGTGGCCCGCTCAGCGGCATCGCTGGCGTATTTGGTTCACGTGCAATCGATCTGTGCAATCAAGGAGATCCGATCTGCATGGCCGGGCCCAACAACAGCTGGGATGCCCACACCTCCTACGAACGCACCGGGCTACCCGCTGAGGCCGCAGCCTTCGTCGCCTCGAAACTCAACCGGCACGGCGAAGCCGAGTCCGCCGAGTAG